From the Kribbella sp. CA-293567 genome, the window GGACACCAACTCGGCCGGTACCTCGACGGTGCTCGCGAAGTTCCGGACCGGCACCGTGCTTGGCGCGGTCCCGGGGATTCCGGCAGAGTGGGCCGAACCGCTCGACGACCGGCTGACGGCCGGCTTGCCCGGGACGAACGAGGTGGCGATCAGCGAGCCGGCAGCACGGACCGTGGTGGCTCGGAGGGCAGGACGGAAGGCGGAGGTTGGGCGTGGCTGAGGTCGTAGTCGTGGGCAGCGCGAACGTGGACCTGGTGCTCCCCGTCCCGCGGATCCCACGACCCGGCGAGACGCTGCTGGCCGGCGGGCTGACCCGCGGCCCCGGCGGCAAGGGCGCCAACCAGGCGGTCGCCTCCGCCCGTGCCGGCGCCTCGACCGCCTTCGTTGCCTCGCTCGGTGACGACGACGGGGGTGCCCTGCTCCGCGACGCGCTCGGTGGCTCCGGAGTGGACCTCTCGCTGGTTTCGACCTCCGCCAACCCGACCGGTACGGCGATCATCACGGTGGCCGCCGACGGGGAGAACTCGATCGTCGTGGCCCCCTCGGCCAACGCCGACCTGAAGCTGTCGGCCGACGCGCTGGCCGCGATCGCGGGAGCGAAAATCGTCCTTTCTCAACTGGAGATCCCGATCGCCACGGTCCGGGCCGCCGCCGAGGCGAGTGCGTACTTCATCCTCAACGCGGCCCCGGCGGCGGAACTCTCCGACGAGCTGCTCACCCACGTCGATCTGCTGGTGGTCAACGAGACCGAGGCGGAGGCAGTGGCCGGCGCGAAGTTCGCCGCGCTGCTCGACCGGGTGCCGGCCGCAGTGGTCACCCTCGGCGCCGAGGGAGCGGTGATCTTTGCCCGCGGCGCCGCGGAAATCCGGATTCCGGGCGTGTCGGTGGAGGTGGTCGACACCACCGCGGCCGGTGACACCTTCTGTGGCGTGCTCGCCGCCACACTCGCTGCCGAATCAACTACAGCCCGCGACCTGACGAATGCGGTCCGACGCGCTAACGTAGCTGCTTCATTGAGCGTTCAGACCGCGGGGGCGATCCCCTCGGTGCCTCACGGGGAAGTCATCGACGCGCGTCTTGCGGAGGTATACCTGTGAACCCCCTCGAGCCCAGGCCGATCGATCAGCCCGCGAAGGTCGATCTCGGCCTGCGAGCAGAGCTGGCCTTCCTCGACGACGCCAAGATCCTCGGCGCCCCCGACGACCCGAACGACCTGCCCCGCTGGCGCGGCAAGCTGGCCGAGTGGCTGATGGGCGCCTACGACCGGACGGCGTACGACGGCGGCTCGCACTACGAGGAGCCCGGTCGCGAATGGACCCAGACGGCGTACTCGGTGGCGCTGGTCTGGCTGTGGGACGACCAGCTCTACGACGTCGACCAGGGCGTCTTCACACCGGAGAGGTTCGTCCGGCACGGGATCGAGGAGTTCGGCGGGTACGACGCGGTGGTGCTGTGGCACGCCTATCCGGTGATCGGGATCGACTCGCGCAACCAGTTCGACTTCTACCGCGACGTGCCGGGGCTGAAGGAACTGGTTGCCAGGCTGCACGATCTCGGCCTGAAGGTGTTCTTCGACTACAACCCCTGGGATGTCGGCACCCGCCGGGAGCCGCTGCCCGATGGGGACGCCTTCGCTGCCCTGGTGGCCCGGTTCGGGGCCGACGGCGCCTTCCTGGACACGTTGAAGGAGGCCGATCCGGCTTTCACCCGGCCGTTGAAACGGGCCAACCCGGCGATCGCCCTGGAGAGCGAGTCAAGGTTGCCGTTGGCAAGGATCGGCGATCACGCGTTGTCCTGGGCGCAGTGGTCCGCGGACACCCGGGCGCCCGGCGTACTGCGGGCGCACCTGTTCGAGCGGCGGCACATGATGCACCACACCCGCCGCTGGCACCGCGATCACAGCGACGAGCTGCAATCCGCCTGGGTGAACGGGGTCGGCATCCTGGTCTGGGAGTCGGTGTTCTCGGCCTGGGTCGGCTGGAATGCCCGCGATCGCGCGACGCTGCGCCGGATGGTGGCGGCCCAGAGAGCGTTCTCGCCGGTCCTGATCGGTGGCGACTGGATCCCGCTGACGCCGGAGATCCCGGACAAGGCCCGCGAGCACGGCGTCTTCGGCTCGCGGTTCGAGCTGGCCGACGTGACGTTGTGGACCCTGATCAACCGCGACGAGGAGGACTTCGAGGGCGTCGTACTGCGCTCCGAGGACCAGGTCGGCGACTGGTACGACGTGACCACCGGCGTACCGATCACGGCGGACGACGACGGCGTTCACTTGGTGGTCCCGGGCCGTGGCGTGGCGGGAATCGTCCGCGTCGGCGCTACGGCCGGGCAGAGCTGCCGCGCGACTGCTCGTCGGCTCGGAACGACGCCGCGGCCGCATGTGAAGGACACAGCCTTTCCGGTCGCGCCTGCCGTCCGGGTTGCCGTGCCTGAGGTTTCCGGTGCGGCAACGATCGGTGAGACGGTGGAGGTGCCAGCCGGGGAGCGCTCTCTGACGGTTCGGCACCGGCGGCGCGAGACCGGGCTGTACGACCAGGCGCCGTACGTCGATGAGTGGAAGCCGGCCCCTCCACGGCTGCACGACCTCCGGACGGTAACTCGCGAGATCGCGCTCTCTGCGGTCTCGGTCGCGATCCGCGAGGTGACCAACGCGGAGTACGCGGAGTTCCTCCGAGCGACGCGATACCAGCCGAAGGTGGCGAACAGGTTCCTCGCGCACTGGGTCGACGGCGCTCCCGTCGCCGGGACCGAGGACGAACCGGTGACGTACGTCGATCTCCCGGACGCCCGGGCCTACGCGGCTTGGCGCGGAGGAAGGTTGCCGACCGAGGACGAGTGGCAGGTCGCGGCCGGACTGGACCGGTTCACCAGGGCCGAGCCGTTGGTCTGGAACCTGACCGAGAGCGAGCACCGGGACGGACGCAGCCGGTTCTGCATCCTCAAGGGCGGTTCGTACTACGTGGCCGAGGGCTCCGACTGGTACGCCGACGGCGGGCCGCAGGAGCCGGAGGTCAGCTTCAAACTGGTGCTCACCGGTGGTGGGCTCGACCGCTCGGAGACCATCGGCTTCCGATGCGCCGGCTGACCTCTGGGTTGCCGAGATGAGGTCGGCGCCACTCGAAGGCGTGCGCTCCCGAACAGGTGGCCGCGCTGCGTGGGGCAGAGTCGTGTAGGTGTTGAGCGCTGTATCGGCCGACAGACTGGATTGGTTGACGAAGCTGTTGCCGAAAGCCCTCATCGAACTGATGAGCCGGATCGACGCTTGATGCCGCCTCCTCGGCAGGGGACCGGCTAAGGTCGAAAGCATGCTGCCTCGGATGGTCGATGCCGTCGTGATCGGGTCCGGACCCAACGGGCTGGTGAGCGCGATCGCCTTGGCCGACGCAGGCTGGGACGTGCTGGTGCTGGAAGCCGCGGACGAGCTCGGCGGCGCGGTCCGATCGACCAGCGTCGACGGCTGGATCAGCGACCGGTTCAGCTCCAGCTATCCGCTCGGAGTCGCCTCGCCGGTACTGCGCGCGCTGGAGCTCGAGAAGCACGGCCTCCGCTGGGCGCATGCGCCGCTGGCGTTGGCTCACCTTCTGGAGCCCGACGACGACGCCGTTGCCATCCACCCCGATCCGTCCGACACCGCCGCCTCGATCGGCCGCGACCACCCGCGGGACGGCGACGCCTGGCTGCGCCTCTACCAGGACTACGTCAAGATCCGCGGCCCTTTCCTGCAAGCACTTCTCACCTCTTGGCCTCCCGTCGTCCCCGGCGTCCGGATGGCGCGCAGGCTCGGTTCGGCCGGCGACCTGGCCAGATTCGCTCGCTTCATGGCGATGCCGATGCACCGCATGGGCCAGGAACTCTTCGAGGGGCCGCGCGGCCGCGCGCTGCTCGCCGGCAACGCTCTCCACGCCGACGCCCCACTCACCGGCAGCGTCAGCGGCACCATGGGCTGGCTGCTCGCGATGCTCGCCCAAGATGTCGGCTTCCCGGTCGCTCAGGGCGGTTCGGGAGCGCTCTCCCAAGCCCTCGTACGCCGGGCCGAGACGGCCGGTGCGCTTCTTGTCACCGGCGCTCCGATCACCGCGATCGACGTCTCGGCCGGTCAGGTCACCGCAGTACGGACAGCCGGCGGCGAAACCATCGGCGTACGCCGTGCCGTGATCGCCGACGTCTCCGCCCAGACCTTGTACGGCGAACTGTTGCCGCCGGCCTGCGTTCCGGCCGGTCTGCGACGCGATCTCGAGAACTTCGAATGGGACTACCCGACGGTCAAGCTCAACTACCAGCTGAGCGGACCGATTCCCTGGCGAGCCGCCGAGGCGCGAGAGGCCGGCGTCGTCCACCTCGGCGGTACTGCGGACGACCTGGTCCACGTCGGCGCCGACCTCGATACGGGTCGCTTGCCCACGACACCTTTTCTGCTGATCGGCCAGACCACCAAGGCCGACAGCTCTCGCTCGCCGGCCGGTACCGAAGCGGTTTGGGCCTATTCGCATCTGCCGCGCGGGGTGACCGACGACGCCGAGGCGGAGAAGCTGGCCGGCCGGATGGACCGCGCGATCGAACGCCACGCTCCGGGCTTCCTCGAACTCATCACCGCCCGTGACCTGCAACGCCCGAGCGACTTCATCGAGGCCAACGCGTCCCTGGGCCTCGGTGCGCTCGGCGGCGGAACCACGCAGCTCCACCAGCAGTTGATCTTCCGCCCGACCGTCGGCCTCGGCAGTCCGCGCACTGTGGTCGCCGGGCTCTACCTGGGCAGCTCCGCCATCCACCCCGGCCCCGGCGTTCACGGAGGTTGCGGCCACCTCGCTGCGCGTACAGCTCTCCGCGACGCCTCGCTGCTCGGCCCGCTGACCCGCATCCCTGCCACCGCGGCCCTCCGCCACCTTCAACGCTGACAACACGGGCTGCGGGGCGATCAGTGCCGGTACGCACCCTCGCGCCGCCGCCGCCGTCGGGTAGGTGCTCCCGCTGGAATGCGAAGGTAGGGCTGTGAAGAGGAGTTCGCAGTGAGCGAGGGGGATCGGGTCGAGGGGCTGCTGCGCGAATTGGCGCCGCAGGTCCTGGGGTTCCTGGCTCGCAGGCACGGGCAGTTCGATCTGTGTGAGGACGCCGTTCAGGAGGCCTTGCTGGCGGCCGCGACACAGTGGCCGGCGGACGGCGTACCGGGGAATCCGCGGGGATGGCTGATCACGGTCGCCACTCGCAAGCTGACCGACCAGTTCCGCAGCGAGAGTGCGCGGCGGCGCCGGGAGGACTCGGTGGCGGCGATGGCCGGGCCCGAGGAGCTGGTGGCGCCGGGGGCCGACCAGGACCAACCGCCGGAGTCCGATGACACGTTGACGCTGCTCTTCCTGTGCTGCCATCCAGCGGTCACGCCGGCTTCCCAAGTCGCGCTCACGCTGCGTGCGGTCGGTGGTCTGACGACGGCCGAGATCGCCAAGGCCTTCATGGTGCCGGAGGCAACGATGGCGCCGCGGATCAGCCGGGCGAAGAAAAGCATCAAGAACGCCGGGAGCCGGTTCGTGCTGCCGCCCGAGGACGAGCGCGCGGATCGCTTGCGCGTCGTACTGCAGGTGCTCTACTTGATCTTCAACGAGGGGTACACGGCGACCTCGGGGCCTGATCTGCAACGAGTCGAGCTGACCGCGGAGGCGATCCGGCTGACCCGGCTGCTTCATCAGTTGCTGCCGGACGAGGGGGAGGTGGCGGGGCTGCTCGCGCTCATGCTGCTCACCGACGCGCGACGAGCCGCCCGGACCGAACCCGACGGCAGCCTGATTCCGATCGACGAGCAGGACCGCAGTCTGTGGTTGCGCGAGCCCATCGAGGAGGGCGCAGCCCTCGTACTGCGAACCCTCGCGCACGGCACGGTCGGCTCGTACCAGCTGCAGGCGGCCATCGCGGCGATCCATTCGGAGGCTGCGAGCGCCGACGAAACCGATTGGCGGCAGATTCTCGCCCTCTACGTGCTGCTGGAGAAGATCGCGCCGAATCCGATGGTGACCCTCAACCGCGCGATCGCGCTGGCCCAGGTCGAGGGCCCGGCTGCGGGCCTGGAGTTGCTCGGCACGCTCGATCAGGACAGCCGAATGGCTGACAACCACCGGCTGGACGCCGTACGGGCGCATTTGCTGGAGCGGCTCGGCAAGCCGGCGGAAGCTCGTGAGCACTATCTCGCCGCTGCTCGCCGGACGACCTCGTTGCCTGAGCAGAGGTATCTCAGGGCGAAGGCTGCCGCTGTGCACAACGACAGGAAGTAGTGCCTTCAAGGTAGTGCGCCTGAGCGCTGGCTGCGCCCTGGTGTACGGCGTATTGAGGTGCACTACCTGTCGTTGTGTCCGCGGACCGGAATCGGTATGCGTGACTTGGGTTGTAACTTCAGTTTACAGTTGCTGCATGGTGACCCAGCAAAGCGCGAGACCGAGCCGGCGGCGGGACCCGATCGGGGTCGGCGTCGCGCTGCTGAACCGGCTCGCGAAGTCCAGCGCGATCGATCGGCTGGGGTTGCGCAAGCAGACCGAGCGGGTCGTCTTCGAGGCGACCAGGACAGGTTTCCGGACGGCCGGCGCGCTGACCCGCGGCTTCACCGCTGCCTCCGAACTGGCCAAGCCCGCACGGCTCCCGGCGGCCAAGGGCACGGGCCGGTTCGACCTGACTCCCACCGAGGACCAGCAGATGGTGGTCGGCGTCGTCACCGAGTACGCCGCCGAAGTACTGCGCCCCGCGGCCGCCGAGGCGGACGTCGCCGGTACGACGGACGCCAAGGTGCTCGCACAGTCTGCTGACCTCGGGCTGAGTCTGATCGAAGTACCGGAAGAACTCGGCGGAATCGTCACCGAGCGATCGGCGATGACCGGCGTACTGGTCGCCGAGGCGATGGCGCACGGCGACATGGGTCAGGCGGTCGCGTGTCTGGCGCCGGCCGCGGTCAGTACGGCGATCTCGCTGTGGGGTGACGAGACGCAGCAGGCAACGTATCTGCCTGCCTTCACCGGCGAGTCGGTGCCGGCCGCCGCGTTGGCGATCGTCGAGCCACGGGTGCTGTTCGATCCCTTCGATCTGAGAACCAGGGCGACGCGGCAACGAACCGGCTACCTGCTGAACGGCGTGAAATCGCTGGTACCGCGAGGCGCCGACGCCGAGGTGTTCGTGATCGCGGCGCAGCTCGAGGATCAGGGACCTGCCTTGTTCCTGGTCGAGTCCGAGCATCGTGGCGTGACGATCGAGGCCGAGCCGTCGATGGGTCTGCGGGCGGCCTCGCTCAGCCGGGTTCTGCTGGACGACGTACCGGCGGTGCAGTTGGGGACGTTCGACGACTACGCGGAGTGCGTCCGGCTGTCACGGCTGGGGTGGTGCGCGCTGTCGCTCGGTACTGCGAAGGCGGTGCTCGACTACGTCACGCCGTACGTGAACGAGCGCACGGCCTTCGGTGAGCCGATCAGCCATCGGCAGTCGGTGGCGTTCATGGTCGCCAACATCGCGATCGAGCTGGAAGGGATGCGGCTGGTGACGTACCGGGCCGGATCGCGTGCCGAGCAAGGGCTTCCGTTCGCTCGTGAGGTCGCGCTGGCGCGGCGGTTGTGCACCGACAAGGGGATGCAGATCGGGACCGACGGGGTGCAGCTGCTCGGTGGGCACGGCTTCGTCAAGGAGCATCCGGTGGAGCGGTGGTACCGCGATCTGCGGGCCGTCGGCGTGATGGAAGGTGCGGTGCTGGTCTGATGATCAACCTCGAGACTCCGCGGAAGTTCCGTGCGTTCGTGCACCAGGCGCATCAGGTCGCCGCCGAGATGCTGCGGCCGAACTCGCGGTCCTACGATCTCGCCGAGCACGCGTATCCGAAGGAACTGGACATGCTCGCGGCGATGGTCGACGGGCTGGGTGCGTCCGGGACCGGATCGGGTGCCGGGGCGGGCGGCGTACGGCGTACTGAGGTGGATGGTGACGACGGCCAGGTGAAGAACGGATCCAACCTGTCGTCCGTGCTGTCGATCATGGAGATGTGCTGGGGCGACGTGGGCCTGCTGCTGTCGATGCCGCGGCAGGGTCTGGGCAACTCGGCGATCGCTTCGGTCGCCTCGGACGAGCAACTCGAGCGCTTCGACGGTGTCTGGGCCGGGATGGCGATCACCGAACCGGGGTGCGGCTCGGACTCGGCGAACATCCGGACCACGGCGCGCCTGGACGGTGACGCCTATGTCATCGACGGGGAGAAGATCTTCGTCACCGCCGGCGGCCGCTGCGACGCGGTCGTGGTCTGGGCGACGCTGGACAAGTCGCTCGGCCGGGCCGCGATCAAGTCGTTCGTCGTCTTCAAGGACACCCCCGGAATGACGGTCGAGCGGCTGGAACACAAGCTTGGCATCCGCTCCTCCGACACAGCCACGATCCGTTTCGAAAACTGCCGGGTGCCGGCCGAGAACCTGCTCGGTACTCCGGAAGTCGATGCGGACAAGGGTTTTGCGGGCGTCATGCAGACCTTCGACAACACCCGCCCCCTGGTCGCCGCGATGGCAGTCGGCTGCGCCCGCGCGTCCCTCGAACTGACCCGCGACCTGCTGTCGGCCGCCGGCGTCGAGGTCGACTACGACCGCCCCATCCACCTCCAGCCGTCGGCCGCCGCGTCGTACCTCCAGATGGAAGCCGACTGGGAAGCCGCCTACCTCCTCACCCTCCAAGCCGCCTGGATGGCCGACAACGGCCGCCCCAACTCCCTGCAAGCCTCGATGGCCAAAGCAAAAGCCGGCCGCGTCGGCAACGACATCACCCTCCGCTGCGTAGAACTCACCAGCAGCCTCGGCTACTCCGAACACGAACTCCTGGAAAAGTGGGCCCGCGACAGCAAGATCCTCGACATCTTCGAAGGCACTCAGCAGATTCAGCAGTTGATCATCGCGCGCAGACTACTCGGGAAGACATCCGCCGAGCTCAAGTAGCCTTGTTCAGAAGTCTTCTGAGGGTCCTAGCCAGCCCGGCTGGTACGGCTCCGACAGCCTTTCTAGGTGACCTCATGCTGCGGTGGGAACTCGCTTCAAGAACGCCCGAACCGGACTGTGCCTCGACGGCAGCGTCGCGGGAGGCGTCGTCCTCAAGACCTGCAATGCCGGTGACTACCAACGATTTGTCGAGTACGCGGACGGAACGCTCAAGCATGGTCAGTCCGGGCGCTGCCTGGACGGGAGCGCTTCCGCGGGCGTCCGGCTCTACACCTGCACCTTGTCGTCGCGGGCGACACATTTGGCACAGTGATCGGCCTACCAGAGGTCAGGCCGCCGTGTCGTAGGTGGCGAGGACGATTCGGACGGCTACTCCTCGGACCTTCTTGACTTTGACGAAGCCGTCTCTTCTGAGAGCCGCGTAGGCCGTCTTGATCGTTTGCCAGTCGCAACCAGTGGTGGCCGAGAGGTCGTCTTCTGACGGCAGTACGTCGCCCGGGAGGAACTCGCCTTCGCGAATTCGGTGTTCGAGTTCGGCAGTGAGTGTCTTGGCCAGGGGCCGGCCGTCATCGTGAGGGAGGTAGCGCCCGGCCAGGACGCCTGTCACCGGCGGTTGGGTCGCGGCAAAGCGTGCGCAGGTGTCGAAGACAGGGCAGCGTGTGCGGCACTGCTGGACCAAGTCGCGGATCGTGCGCAGTGGGGTGTCTTGGTCGGCGTCCCAGTCGGACGGGCGGCGGCGGCAGGGGGTGGGCTCGACCATGGCGTCGTACAGGTCAGCGGCGGCCGGATCGATCATGTCCGGGTGGTGGCGCCCCAGTCGTGGGCGGGGACGTCGCGGATGTGTTCGGTGAACTCCCAGAGGTGGTTCTCGTGGTCGTGGGCGAGGTACTGGCGTAGGCCCCAGGGTTTGTCGCGGGGTTCGTGCAGGACCTGGGCGCCTTCGGAGACTGAGGTGGCGTAGTGCTTGTCGACGTTGTCGACCCAGACGATCAGTTGGGCTGCAGCGGGTACGCCGGCGGGAGGGGTCGTGAGGCGGTCGCCTGCTTTGGCGAGCATGACGACGCCGCCGCCGGTGTCGAGGTCGGCGTGGTGGACGGTGCCGTCGACGGTCTGGCGGAGTAGCTCGCGGAATCCGAAGACGCGGGTGAGCCAGTTGATGGCGGTTGGTAGGTCGGTGTAGGCGAGTTCGACGACTACGCCGGGGAATCCAGCGGCGGGGTTGTACACCGGTACCTCCCGATCAGATCGGTGGGTGGCCGGCTCGCGAGGGCCGGCCACCGCTTGGCTTCAGTGGGTCAGTTGGGGCGTTGCGGGGACATAGCCGCGGAGGGAGTACGGGTCCAGTACGTCGTCGGGGTGGCATTCGATCGACACCTTGGTGCCGAGGCCGTGCTCTTCCGCGGCCGCCAGGATGACGTCGAGGGCGAGGTGGTCTTCGAACGCGACGCCGGTGGAGTCGAAGACGGTGAGGGACTCGCGGTGGTGCGCCCACTCCTCGGGGTGCGCGCAGAGGTAGGCCAGCGACGGGCCGATCTCGTCCTCGGCGAGTTGCTGGCATTCGCCTTCCTGGCGGGCCTGTTCGCGGTGGTCGACGCAGACCAGTGCTCGCCGCAGGAGGCTGACCGGGAGTTCGGTCTTGCCGATCTCGTCCGCGCCGAGGGAGTTGATGTGCAGATGGGGAAGATGGTTGCCGTCAGCAAAGACGGGGCCTTGGCCGACGGGGACCGACGTGGCCGTGCACAGTACGTCG encodes:
- a CDS encoding ribokinase, producing the protein MAEVVVVGSANVDLVLPVPRIPRPGETLLAGGLTRGPGGKGANQAVASARAGASTAFVASLGDDDGGALLRDALGGSGVDLSLVSTSANPTGTAIITVAADGENSIVVAPSANADLKLSADALAAIAGAKIVLSQLEIPIATVRAAAEASAYFILNAAPAAELSDELLTHVDLLVVNETEAEAVAGAKFAALLDRVPAAVVTLGAEGAVIFARGAAEIRIPGVSVEVVDTTAAGDTFCGVLAATLAAESTTARDLTNAVRRANVAASLSVQTAGAIPSVPHGEVIDARLAEVYL
- a CDS encoding SUMF1/EgtB/PvdO family nonheme iron enzyme, with product MNPLEPRPIDQPAKVDLGLRAELAFLDDAKILGAPDDPNDLPRWRGKLAEWLMGAYDRTAYDGGSHYEEPGREWTQTAYSVALVWLWDDQLYDVDQGVFTPERFVRHGIEEFGGYDAVVLWHAYPVIGIDSRNQFDFYRDVPGLKELVARLHDLGLKVFFDYNPWDVGTRREPLPDGDAFAALVARFGADGAFLDTLKEADPAFTRPLKRANPAIALESESRLPLARIGDHALSWAQWSADTRAPGVLRAHLFERRHMMHHTRRWHRDHSDELQSAWVNGVGILVWESVFSAWVGWNARDRATLRRMVAAQRAFSPVLIGGDWIPLTPEIPDKAREHGVFGSRFELADVTLWTLINRDEEDFEGVVLRSEDQVGDWYDVTTGVPITADDDGVHLVVPGRGVAGIVRVGATAGQSCRATARRLGTTPRPHVKDTAFPVAPAVRVAVPEVSGAATIGETVEVPAGERSLTVRHRRRETGLYDQAPYVDEWKPAPPRLHDLRTVTREIALSAVSVAIREVTNAEYAEFLRATRYQPKVANRFLAHWVDGAPVAGTEDEPVTYVDLPDARAYAAWRGGRLPTEDEWQVAAGLDRFTRAEPLVWNLTESEHRDGRSRFCILKGGSYYVAEGSDWYADGGPQEPEVSFKLVLTGGGLDRSETIGFRCAG
- a CDS encoding phytoene desaturase family protein; this translates as MLPRMVDAVVIGSGPNGLVSAIALADAGWDVLVLEAADELGGAVRSTSVDGWISDRFSSSYPLGVASPVLRALELEKHGLRWAHAPLALAHLLEPDDDAVAIHPDPSDTAASIGRDHPRDGDAWLRLYQDYVKIRGPFLQALLTSWPPVVPGVRMARRLGSAGDLARFARFMAMPMHRMGQELFEGPRGRALLAGNALHADAPLTGSVSGTMGWLLAMLAQDVGFPVAQGGSGALSQALVRRAETAGALLVTGAPITAIDVSAGQVTAVRTAGGETIGVRRAVIADVSAQTLYGELLPPACVPAGLRRDLENFEWDYPTVKLNYQLSGPIPWRAAEAREAGVVHLGGTADDLVHVGADLDTGRLPTTPFLLIGQTTKADSSRSPAGTEAVWAYSHLPRGVTDDAEAEKLAGRMDRAIERHAPGFLELITARDLQRPSDFIEANASLGLGALGGGTTQLHQQLIFRPTVGLGSPRTVVAGLYLGSSAIHPGPGVHGGCGHLAARTALRDASLLGPLTRIPATAALRHLQR
- a CDS encoding RNA polymerase sigma factor; the protein is MSEGDRVEGLLRELAPQVLGFLARRHGQFDLCEDAVQEALLAAATQWPADGVPGNPRGWLITVATRKLTDQFRSESARRRREDSVAAMAGPEELVAPGADQDQPPESDDTLTLLFLCCHPAVTPASQVALTLRAVGGLTTAEIAKAFMVPEATMAPRISRAKKSIKNAGSRFVLPPEDERADRLRVVLQVLYLIFNEGYTATSGPDLQRVELTAEAIRLTRLLHQLLPDEGEVAGLLALMLLTDARRAARTEPDGSLIPIDEQDRSLWLREPIEEGAALVLRTLAHGTVGSYQLQAAIAAIHSEAASADETDWRQILALYVLLEKIAPNPMVTLNRAIALAQVEGPAAGLELLGTLDQDSRMADNHRLDAVRAHLLERLGKPAEAREHYLAAARRTTSLPEQRYLRAKAAAVHNDRK
- a CDS encoding acyl-CoA dehydrogenase family protein produces the protein MVTQQSARPSRRRDPIGVGVALLNRLAKSSAIDRLGLRKQTERVVFEATRTGFRTAGALTRGFTAASELAKPARLPAAKGTGRFDLTPTEDQQMVVGVVTEYAAEVLRPAAAEADVAGTTDAKVLAQSADLGLSLIEVPEELGGIVTERSAMTGVLVAEAMAHGDMGQAVACLAPAAVSTAISLWGDETQQATYLPAFTGESVPAAALAIVEPRVLFDPFDLRTRATRQRTGYLLNGVKSLVPRGADAEVFVIAAQLEDQGPALFLVESEHRGVTIEAEPSMGLRAASLSRVLLDDVPAVQLGTFDDYAECVRLSRLGWCALSLGTAKAVLDYVTPYVNERTAFGEPISHRQSVAFMVANIAIELEGMRLVTYRAGSRAEQGLPFAREVALARRLCTDKGMQIGTDGVQLLGGHGFVKEHPVERWYRDLRAVGVMEGAVLV
- a CDS encoding acyl-CoA dehydrogenase family protein, with protein sequence MINLETPRKFRAFVHQAHQVAAEMLRPNSRSYDLAEHAYPKELDMLAAMVDGLGASGTGSGAGAGGVRRTEVDGDDGQVKNGSNLSSVLSIMEMCWGDVGLLLSMPRQGLGNSAIASVASDEQLERFDGVWAGMAITEPGCGSDSANIRTTARLDGDAYVIDGEKIFVTAGGRCDAVVVWATLDKSLGRAAIKSFVVFKDTPGMTVERLEHKLGIRSSDTATIRFENCRVPAENLLGTPEVDADKGFAGVMQTFDNTRPLVAAMAVGCARASLELTRDLLSAAGVEVDYDRPIHLQPSAAASYLQMEADWEAAYLLTLQAAWMADNGRPNSLQASMAKAKAGRVGNDITLRCVELTSSLGYSEHELLEKWARDSKILDIFEGTQQIQQLIIARRLLGKTSAELK
- a CDS encoding RICIN domain-containing protein → MGTRFKNARTGLCLDGSVAGGVVLKTCNAGDYQRFVEYADGTLKHGQSGRCLDGSASAGVRLYTCTLSSRATHLAQ
- a CDS encoding GntR family transcriptional regulator, whose protein sequence is MIDPAAADLYDAMVEPTPCRRRPSDWDADQDTPLRTIRDLVQQCRTRCPVFDTCARFAATQPPVTGVLAGRYLPHDDGRPLAKTLTAELEHRIREGEFLPGDVLPSEDDLSATTGCDWQTIKTAYAALRRDGFVKVKKVRGVAVRIVLATYDTAA
- a CDS encoding VOC family protein, translated to MYNPAAGFPGVVVELAYTDLPTAINWLTRVFGFRELLRQTVDGTVHHADLDTGGGVVMLAKAGDRLTTPPAGVPAAAQLIVWVDNVDKHYATSVSEGAQVLHEPRDKPWGLRQYLAHDHENHLWEFTEHIRDVPAHDWGATTRT